The Hydrogenobacter thermophilus TK-6 genome window below encodes:
- the glgP gene encoding alpha-glucan family phosphorylase, whose product MIAYFVMEVGLEESIPTYSGGLGTLIGDTILTFADLGIPAVCVTLLYKKGYVYQKIAKDGRQADLEDIWDYQEVLRPLSVEVEVPIGERKQKLRVWEYTVKGKRDIKVLFLDGDLDGNDEKVREAFQRLYYSDKERRLIQEVVLGIGGYRALKALGYDIALYHINESHSAFLLFELLKESKDVEDVKKKVVFTTHTSLPVGHDTFPLSMVKEYLKMYDGIDWEKEATDDGQLDLSLLSARYSSIVNAVSLRHRFITRRSYAFRDVDYITNGVYHRRWVCEEMKDLFDRYILGWDDNPALLKQAHDIPSIELLKAHSEAKERLITFINKNYDVSFVPECPILCIARRITAYKRNNLILKDIDRLIRISERFGCLQVVFAGRAHPADSDGKAIIKDINDKISYAKSKTKSLRMVFLENYGIGLAKLLVAGCDVWLNNPKRPYEACGTSGMKAAMNGVLNLSTWDGWWLEGGIEGINGWGIGPRPSWSDMSESNDEEDLEDIYGKLQHIILPMYYNYQDEWVKLMKNSIATVGPCFNTYRMVSEYFVKIYSAGLKL is encoded by the coding sequence ATGATAGCTTATTTTGTGATGGAAGTAGGGCTGGAGGAGAGTATACCTACCTACAGCGGTGGACTTGGCACTCTAATAGGTGATACCATACTTACCTTTGCTGACCTTGGCATACCTGCGGTCTGCGTGACTCTTTTGTACAAGAAGGGATATGTTTACCAGAAGATAGCCAAGGATGGAAGGCAGGCTGACTTGGAGGATATTTGGGACTACCAGGAAGTGTTAAGACCTCTATCGGTTGAAGTGGAAGTGCCTATAGGAGAAAGAAAGCAGAAGCTACGGGTGTGGGAGTACACGGTAAAGGGTAAGAGGGACATAAAGGTGCTTTTCCTTGACGGCGACCTTGATGGTAATGATGAAAAAGTGAGAGAAGCCTTTCAAAGGCTCTATTACAGCGACAAGGAGAGAAGGCTCATACAGGAGGTAGTCCTCGGTATTGGGGGTTATAGGGCTCTTAAGGCTCTGGGGTACGATATAGCCCTTTATCACATAAACGAAAGTCATTCTGCCTTTTTGCTGTTTGAGCTTTTGAAAGAGAGCAAAGATGTTGAAGATGTGAAAAAAAAGGTAGTCTTTACCACCCACACCTCCCTACCGGTTGGGCATGACACCTTCCCATTAAGTATGGTGAAGGAATACCTGAAGATGTATGATGGCATAGATTGGGAGAAGGAGGCAACAGACGATGGTCAGCTGGACCTTTCTCTTCTGAGTGCCAGGTACAGCTCCATAGTAAATGCGGTATCCTTAAGGCACAGGTTTATAACCCGCAGGAGCTATGCCTTCAGAGATGTAGACTACATCACCAACGGAGTTTATCACAGAAGATGGGTGTGCGAGGAGATGAAGGACCTCTTTGACAGATACATACTAGGATGGGATGATAACCCTGCCCTTCTCAAACAGGCTCATGACATACCATCCATAGAACTCCTCAAGGCTCACTCAGAAGCTAAGGAGAGACTGATCACCTTTATAAACAAAAATTACGATGTTAGTTTCGTGCCCGAGTGTCCCATACTGTGTATAGCAAGGAGAATAACAGCCTACAAGAGAAACAACCTCATACTCAAAGACATAGACAGGCTCATAAGAATATCCGAGAGGTTCGGATGTCTTCAGGTGGTCTTTGCCGGCAGAGCTCACCCTGCGGACAGCGATGGCAAGGCTATCATAAAGGACATAAACGACAAGATAAGCTATGCAAAAAGTAAAACAAAGAGCCTGAGGATGGTCTTTTTGGAAAACTACGGTATAGGTCTGGCAAAGCTTCTGGTGGCTGGGTGCGATGTGTGGCTCAACAATCCCAAAAGACCCTACGAAGCTTGTGGCACCAGCGGTATGAAGGCTGCCATGAACGGAGTTTTAAACCTCTCCACATGGGATGGCTGGTGGCTGGAGGGTGGCATAGAGGGCATAAACGGCTGGGGAATAGGTCCCAGACCCAGCTGGAGCGATATGTCCGAGTCTAATGACGAGGAAGACCTGGAGGACATATACGGAAAACTCCAGCACATAATACTGCCCATGTATTATAACTATCAGGATGAGTGGGTAAAGCTTATGAAAAACAGCATAGCAACTGTAGGCCCGTGTTTTAACACTTACAGGATGGTGAGCGAGTACTTTGTCAAAATATACTCCGCCGGGTTAAAGCTATGA